Proteins encoded in a region of the Streptomyces sp. NBC_00310 genome:
- a CDS encoding FecCD family ABC transporter permease, whose amino-acid sequence MSKPADRTRAVRTPGGLSVRLDVRAFTVVVLLLVAALTASVVLIGTGDFPIPAGDVLKTLLGNGDAGQEFIVNELRLPRVLVGLLVGASLGLGGALFQSISRNPLGSPDVLGLSQGATAGALVVIVLFSGSANQVALGALVGGLVTGLAIYVLAWKRGVHGYRLVLVGIGVSAIVTAVNGYLITKADLVDAARAVVWMTGSLNGRDWAQVWPLLIMCAILVPLVLGNARGLRMTEMGDDVSYALGVSVERVRLLLMVSAVLLTAGATAAAGPVGFVALTAPQLAKRLTRSPGPNLVPAMCMGATLLIVADWASQRAFGADQLPVGVVTGVLGGVYLLWLLVTERKAGRI is encoded by the coding sequence ATGAGCAAGCCCGCCGACCGCACTCGCGCGGTCCGCACGCCCGGTGGGCTGTCCGTCCGGCTGGACGTACGGGCGTTCACCGTCGTCGTCCTGCTGCTGGTGGCGGCGCTGACCGCGAGTGTCGTACTGATCGGGACCGGAGACTTCCCCATCCCGGCCGGCGACGTCCTGAAGACGCTGCTCGGCAACGGCGACGCGGGCCAGGAGTTCATCGTCAACGAACTGCGGCTGCCAAGAGTTCTGGTCGGGCTCCTTGTCGGGGCCTCGCTCGGCCTCGGCGGGGCGCTGTTCCAGTCCATCTCCCGCAATCCGCTGGGCAGTCCGGACGTGCTCGGCCTCTCGCAGGGCGCCACCGCCGGCGCACTGGTCGTCATCGTGCTGTTCTCCGGCAGCGCGAACCAGGTGGCCCTCGGGGCGCTCGTCGGCGGTCTGGTCACCGGCCTGGCGATCTATGTGCTGGCCTGGAAGAGGGGCGTGCACGGCTATCGGCTCGTGCTGGTCGGCATCGGCGTCTCGGCGATCGTCACGGCGGTCAACGGCTATCTGATCACCAAGGCGGACCTGGTCGACGCGGCCCGCGCGGTCGTGTGGATGACCGGCTCCCTCAACGGCCGTGACTGGGCCCAGGTCTGGCCGCTGCTGATCATGTGCGCGATCCTCGTGCCGCTGGTGCTGGGCAACGCGCGCGGGCTGCGGATGACGGAGATGGGCGACGACGTGTCGTACGCCCTCGGGGTGAGCGTCGAGCGCGTCCGGCTGCTGCTGATGGTGTCGGCCGTGCTGCTCACCGCCGGGGCCACCGCTGCCGCCGGGCCGGTCGGCTTCGTCGCCCTCACCGCGCCCCAGCTCGCCAAGCGGCTGACCCGCTCCCCGGGCCCGAACCTGGTGCCCGCGATGTGCATGGGCGCGACCCTGCTGATCGTCGCCGACTGGGCCTCGCAGCGGGCGTTCGGGGCCGACCAGTTGCCCGTCGGCGTGGTCACCGGCGTACTCGGCGGTGTCTATCTGCTGTGGCTGCTGGTCACCGAGCGCAAGGCCGGGCGGATATGA